One genomic segment of [Phormidium] sp. ETS-05 includes these proteins:
- a CDS encoding Sll0314/Alr1548 family TPR repeat-containing protein — translation MLTQATPKFMVTEFSPQGRRWGAFRHLVAVGTTLAAIVLAHPALAGDPFRTENPRAIGDTTERAFRVLFQEGNYQQSATILKDAAKEEPKEPLVYAMKAAFAYLEEDWDDLDTYATRTRETGEELTKTDELRGNLYTAVGHFLEGAYIISTEGTIRGTPKALNKLQKVFHHLGEAETISAEDPEVNLIKGFMDLMLAVNLPFADPAEAIKRLRDYAGPDYLAYRGLAVGYRDLDQQADALAAVNQALQLTPDNPELFYLKAQILVEKGGDRDLALLQEAQANFDAALAQAPAKFPPGLQRQLQKERDRNARRIQRLTSPS, via the coding sequence ATGTTAACTCAGGCGACTCCCAAATTTATGGTGACAGAGTTTTCTCCCCAGGGGCGACGTTGGGGGGCGTTCCGGCATTTGGTAGCTGTAGGCACCACCCTCGCGGCGATCGTTCTGGCTCACCCCGCCTTGGCTGGGGACCCGTTTAGAACGGAAAATCCCCGGGCGATCGGCGACACCACGGAAAGAGCATTTCGGGTGTTATTCCAAGAGGGCAACTACCAGCAATCCGCTACTATCCTGAAAGATGCGGCCAAAGAAGAGCCGAAAGAGCCGTTGGTGTATGCCATGAAGGCTGCTTTCGCCTATTTGGAAGAAGACTGGGACGATTTAGACACCTACGCCACCAGGACTCGGGAAACGGGGGAAGAACTGACCAAAACTGATGAACTGCGGGGCAACCTCTACACGGCGGTGGGTCATTTCCTAGAAGGTGCTTACATTATTAGCACGGAAGGCACGATTCGCGGCACTCCAAAAGCCCTGAATAAGCTGCAAAAAGTGTTTCACCACTTGGGAGAGGCGGAAACAATCTCCGCCGAAGACCCAGAGGTGAATTTGATTAAGGGATTTATGGATTTGATGCTGGCGGTGAATTTGCCCTTTGCGGACCCGGCGGAGGCAATTAAACGCCTGCGGGACTACGCCGGACCGGATTATCTGGCTTATCGCGGTCTGGCGGTGGGCTACCGGGATTTGGACCAGCAGGCTGATGCTCTGGCGGCGGTTAACCAGGCTTTGCAGCTCACGCCGGATAACCCGGAACTGTTTTATCTGAAAGCCCAAATTCTGGTAGAGAAGGGCGGGGACCGCGATTTAGCTCTGCTGCAGGAAGCTCAGGCGAATTTTGATGCGGCTTTGGCTCAGGCTCCGGCGAAATTCCCCCCTGGTCTGCAGCGTCAGTTGCAAAAAGAGCGCGATCGCAATGCCCGCCGCATCCAGCGCCTCACCTCCCCATCTTAG